The DNA region CATTGTAGAACTCCAGCCGCGAGACAATGCCAAAACGGTCGCGCAGCGGATTGGTCAACATGCCCGCGCGGGTGGTGGCGCCCACCAGGGTGAAAGGCTGCAAATCGATCTTCACGCTACGCGCGCCGGGGCCTTCGCCGATCAGGATATCGATCTGGAAGTCTTCCAGGGCCGGGTAGAGGATTTCTTCAACGACCGGCGACAGGCGGTGTATTTCGTCGATGAACAAGACATCGTTGCGCTCCAGGTTGGTAAGCAGCGCGGCCAGGTCGCCGGGGCGCTCGAGCACGGGGCCGGAGGTCTGGCGTAATTGCACGCCCATTTCGTGCGCCACGATATGAGCCAGAGTCGTCTTGCCCAGCCCCGGAGGGCCGAACAGCAAAACGTGGTCCAGCGCCTCGTTGCGATTGCGCGCCGCGGCGATGAAGATCTCCAGTTGTTCGCGTACCCGGTGTTGGCCGATATACTCGTCCAGGGCGCGTGGGCGCAGGGCCCGTTCGATGGAATCTTCGTTGGGCGATGCGCTTTGCGGCGCGACTATGCGCTCGGGTGCCGGTATGCTGGACAGCGAATCGGAGTGGATGGCCATGGTTTTTGCTGAGTATATTTACAGTAGCAGCTACTTTACACCACGCAGCTCGTCCCAGCCGCGCATCCATGCAGCATAATTCCATCCATGGCGCTTGTGTCGCCTTTTGTCTTCTCTCCGGTTCATTGTGAGTGCAATATGAGTATTCCCGTCCCGACTTACGACGATGTCGTCCAGGCTGCAGCACGCATCAGCGCGGCTGCGCATCGTACGCCCGTGCTGGTGTCCCGTACGCTTAACGCCCGGCTGGGCGCACAAGTCTTCTTCAAGTGCGAGAACCTGCAGCGCATCGGTGCCTTCAAGTTTCGGGGCGGCTACAACGCGGTGTCGCGGCTGAGCGCGCAACAGCGCAAGGCCGGCGTTGTCGCTTTCTCGTCAGGCAACCATGCGCAGGCAGTGGCCCTGGCGGCCAGTATGCTGGGCACCAGCGCGACCATCGTGATGCCGACCGATGCACCGCAGGCCAAGAAAGCCGCCACAGTCGGCTACGGTGCGCGCCTGATTTCTTATGATCGGCTTACCCAGGATCGCGAACAGATCGCGCGGGACCTCGTCGAACGAGAAGGCAAAACCCTGATCCCGCCATTCGATTATCCGGATGTCATTGCGGGCCAGGGAACGGCGGTGAAAGAGCTACTGGAAGATATCGGCGGGCTGGATGCCTTGTTCGTGCCTTTGGGCGGTGGCGGCCTGCTGGCCGGTTCTTTACTGGCTGCCCACGCCATCGCGCCCGACTGTGAAGTCTATGGTGTAGAGCCGACGGCCGGCAACGACGGACAACAGTCCTTGCGCAAGGGCAGCATTGTTCGCATAGATCAGCCGCAGTCCATCGCCGACGGCGCCCTCACGCAGGCGCTGGGCCAGATCACTTTTCCCATCATCAGGCAGCATGTGCGCGATATCCTGGCAGTCAGCGACGCGCAGCTTATTGACGCCTTGCGTTTCTTTGCGGAGCGCATGAAGATTGTGGTCGAGCCCACCGGTTGCCTGGGCGCAGCCGCGGTACTCAATGAACTGGTGCCGGTCAAGGGCCGGCGCATCGGTGTGGTGCTAAGCGGCGGCAATGTCGATCTGG from Pollutimonas thiosulfatoxidans includes:
- the ruvB gene encoding Holliday junction branch migration DNA helicase RuvB gives rise to the protein MAIHSDSLSSIPAPERIVAPQSASPNEDSIERALRPRALDEYIGQHRVREQLEIFIAAARNRNEALDHVLLFGPPGLGKTTLAHIVAHEMGVQLRQTSGPVLERPGDLAALLTNLERNDVLFIDEIHRLSPVVEEILYPALEDFQIDILIGEGPGARSVKIDLQPFTLVGATTRAGMLTNPLRDRFGIVSRLEFYNVEDLTHIVTRSSQLLKANTSPQGASEIAKRARGTPRIANRLLRRVRDYAQVRADGKIDADVAAAALSMLEVDPQGLDVMDRKLLEAIVHKFDGGPVGVDSLAAAIGEERDTIEDVIEPFLIQQGYLQRTPRGRIATQTTWRHLGLTPPGGPDLFSAAG
- a CDS encoding threo-3-hydroxy-L-aspartate ammonia-lyase yields the protein MSIPVPTYDDVVQAAARISAAAHRTPVLVSRTLNARLGAQVFFKCENLQRIGAFKFRGGYNAVSRLSAQQRKAGVVAFSSGNHAQAVALAASMLGTSATIVMPTDAPQAKKAATVGYGARLISYDRLTQDREQIARDLVEREGKTLIPPFDYPDVIAGQGTAVKELLEDIGGLDALFVPLGGGGLLAGSLLAAHAIAPDCEVYGVEPTAGNDGQQSLRKGSIVRIDQPQSIADGALTQALGQITFPIIRQHVRDILAVSDAQLIDALRFFAERMKIVVEPTGCLGAAAVLNELVPVKGRRIGVVLSGGNVDLAGYAGFLQSA